Proteins from a single region of Chryseobacterium sp. T16E-39:
- a CDS encoding prolyl oligopeptidase family serine peptidase: protein MDAQTKVKKGVKYQAVLVRTGMNDSRIVPWMPAKFAAALQNSTTSGKPVLFDVNYENGHFTGDLDVTFREYSNMYAFALWQIGHPKFQPTK from the coding sequence ATGGATGCTCAGACAAAAGTAAAAAAAGGAGTAAAATATCAGGCTGTTTTAGTGCGTACGGGTATGAATGATTCGAGAATTGTACCGTGGATGCCTGCTAAATTTGCAGCAGCATTACAAAACAGTACAACTTCCGGCAAACCGGTATTGTTTGATGTAAATTATGAAAATGGACATTTTACCGGAGATCTTGATGTTACCTTCCGTGAGTATTCCAATATGTATGCTTTCGCCTTATGGCAGATAGGGCATCCAAAGTTCCAGCCCACAAAATAG
- a CDS encoding YceI family protein, with amino-acid sequence MRKKLFYFVIPAVFATAVVVSCKKDKPLTSESNDVATTKDGAQYVLDTLNSKIEWKGYKVFKSESTSHFGTIKFESGDLTVKDGKLESGKFVADMNSLTSVDLKDDADQLGKLNGHLKSGDFFEVEKFPTASYEITKVTPAAEGDYNTLLDGNLTIKGITKPLQLKANVSVKEGEISVATEPKDIKREEFGVKFQAPAENGVIKDEVTLQINVKALEKK; translated from the coding sequence ATGAGAAAAAAACTGTTTTATTTCGTTATCCCTGCCGTTTTTGCTACCGCTGTGGTTGTTTCTTGTAAAAAAGATAAACCGCTTACAAGTGAGAGTAATGACGTTGCAACAACAAAAGATGGTGCCCAATATGTATTGGATACTTTAAATAGTAAAATAGAATGGAAAGGATATAAGGTTTTTAAATCTGAAAGTACAAGCCACTTTGGAACAATTAAGTTTGAAAGTGGTGATCTTACGGTTAAAGATGGAAAACTTGAAAGTGGAAAATTCGTTGCTGATATGAATTCTCTGACGTCAGTAGACTTGAAAGATGATGCTGATCAGTTAGGAAAACTAAACGGACATTTGAAGAGCGGTGATTTTTTTGAAGTTGAAAAATTCCCAACAGCTTCTTATGAGATCACTAAAGTAACACCAGCTGCTGAAGGTGATTATAATACTTTGTTAGATGGTAACCTGACGATCAAAGGAATTACAAAACCTCTTCAGCTTAAGGCTAATGTTTCTGTAAAAGAAGGAGAGATCAGCGTGGCAACTGAGCCAAAAGATATTAAAAGAGAAGAGTTTGGGGTGAAATTCCAGGCTCCTGCTGAAAACGGGGTCATTAAAGATGAGGTAACTCTTCAGATCAACGTTAAAGCTTTAGAAAAGAAATAA
- a CDS encoding 2Fe-2S iron-sulfur cluster-binding protein produces the protein MSDINIKITDREGVAHDVVAPTDMSMNLMEIIRSYELAEEGTIGVCGGMAMCASCQVYVINDPGLVEMGDEEDAMLAEAFHVKENSRLGCQLHMVEEMEGLEVEIAPYP, from the coding sequence ATGTCAGATATCAATATAAAAATCACCGATAGGGAGGGGGTCGCTCATGATGTTGTAGCGCCAACGGATATGTCCATGAACTTAATGGAAATTATCCGTTCCTATGAATTAGCAGAAGAAGGAACAATTGGTGTTTGTGGAGGAATGGCGATGTGTGCTTCTTGCCAGGTATACGTGATCAATGATCCGGGACTGGTAGAAATGGGAGATGAAGAAGATGCAATGCTTGCAGAAGCTTTCCATGTGAAAGAGAACAGCAGACTGGGATGCCAGCTGCATATGGTGGAAGAAATGGAAGGACTTGAAGTGGAGATTGCTCCGTACCCTTAA
- a CDS encoding NAD(P)/FAD-dependent oxidoreductase, translated as MITTDILIIGAGPTGLFAVFEAGLLKMKCHIIDALPQPGGQLAELYPKKPIFDIPGYPSVNAGELVDNLMEQIKQFQPGFTLGETAVSYTKVDDEWFEVITNKGTVHRAKAIAIAGGLGTFEPRKPAMDNIADYEEKGLEYFIKEPEHFRNKKVVIAGGGDSALDWSIFLSNVASEVTLIHRRNEFRGALDSVEKVQDLKNEGKIKLITPAEVTAIKGDGKVEAITIVKDGEEAYDLETDYFIPLFGLTPKLGEIANWGLNIEKNAIVVNNALDYQTNLEGIYAIGDINTYPGKLKLILCGFHEATLMCQSVYNRLNPGKKYVLKYTTVSGVDGFDGSRKEAEKAVVKKID; from the coding sequence ATGATTACTACCGATATATTGATTATAGGAGCCGGACCCACTGGACTTTTTGCAGTATTTGAAGCAGGTTTGCTTAAAATGAAATGTCATATTATAGATGCTCTTCCTCAGCCAGGAGGGCAGCTTGCTGAACTTTATCCTAAAAAACCTATTTTCGATATTCCGGGTTACCCTTCGGTAAATGCTGGAGAATTGGTAGATAATTTAATGGAACAGATCAAGCAGTTTCAGCCAGGATTTACATTGGGTGAGACGGCGGTTTCTTATACCAAAGTAGATGACGAATGGTTTGAAGTGATTACAAACAAAGGAACAGTACACAGAGCTAAAGCAATTGCTATTGCTGGAGGTTTAGGGACTTTCGAGCCTAGAAAGCCTGCGATGGATAATATTGCTGACTATGAAGAAAAAGGTCTGGAATATTTCATCAAGGAGCCTGAACATTTCAGAAATAAAAAAGTAGTGATTGCCGGTGGTGGTGATTCTGCATTGGACTGGAGTATTTTCTTGTCAAATGTAGCCAGTGAGGTTACTTTAATCCACAGAAGAAATGAGTTCAGAGGTGCTTTGGATTCTGTAGAAAAAGTACAGGATCTTAAGAATGAAGGTAAAATAAAATTGATCACTCCGGCTGAAGTTACAGCAATCAAGGGTGATGGAAAGGTTGAAGCGATTACGATTGTAAAAGATGGAGAAGAAGCTTATGATCTTGAAACTGATTATTTTATTCCATTATTCGGACTGACACCGAAATTAGGAGAGATTGCTAACTGGGGATTGAATATTGAGAAAAATGCTATTGTTGTAAACAATGCTTTAGACTATCAGACCAATCTTGAAGGGATTTATGCAATTGGGGATATCAATACCTATCCGGGAAAATTGAAATTGATCCTATGTGGTTTCCATGAGGCGACACTGATGTGCCAAAGTGTTTACAACAGACTGAATCCAGGTAAAAAATACGTTTTAAAATATACCACCGTAAGTGGAGTAGATGGTTTTGACGGAAGCCGAAAAGAAGCAGAGAAGGCAGTTGTGAAAAAAATTGACTAA
- a CDS encoding prolyl oligopeptidase family serine peptidase produces the protein MKYTILLMGTFLSQLCSAQYHYPATAEHPVVNDYFGTKITDNYQWLEDIKNPEVQTWFKAQSDYTNSVIDKIPNRDGLFKRMKEVQEMGGDSYRNITQNGNTFFYSKVVKNAKLSKLYSKDATTGTETLIFDPETLGKNTQITSFSVDPEGKKIAILFSKSGAEVCELRILDLTTKKLLNDSLSPIWSEFSYEFTADGKALIYTKMSTGDLNSTDLLKNMKAMLHQIGTSTDKDIVLASREQYPELNILPEQFSDVSFSDDYKYIILRITSTKSENPVFYAPYSSIKDKKINWKLLMKPSDEITEYHFAGDQLFFLTHKGAPNYKLGVTDLKNPDYNNAKIIVPESGKVITGIHHSKNYLFYALSDGISQEKNQIDLRTFDIKKIPLPDGVNTSGSLNRRQSDDILCYNFGWLSPYNIYEYNPSQGIVSKSKKFDVSGSYPDYKSLYEVKEVEVKSHDGVMVPLSIIYPKNMKMDGSTPTYITGYGGYSISYVPQFSTRLSVLLEQGVVIAIAHVRGGGEKGESWHESGMKTKKPNTWKDFIACSEYLVNQKYTSPSKLIGNGMSMGGILIGRAITERPDLFAVALVEVGMTNILRNETTANGPNQIPEVGTIQKRKIYKP, from the coding sequence TGTAGTGCTCAATATCATTATCCAGCGACAGCAGAACATCCTGTAGTCAATGATTATTTCGGAACTAAAATTACTGATAACTACCAATGGCTGGAAGACATTAAAAATCCTGAGGTTCAAACATGGTTTAAAGCCCAGTCCGACTATACTAATTCTGTCATAGATAAAATACCTAACCGCGACGGACTTTTCAAAAGAATGAAGGAGGTACAGGAAATGGGAGGTGATTCCTATCGAAATATTACTCAAAACGGAAACACTTTCTTTTATAGCAAAGTGGTAAAAAATGCAAAACTTTCCAAGCTCTATTCAAAAGACGCAACTACCGGAACTGAAACGCTCATTTTTGACCCTGAGACCCTTGGAAAAAATACTCAGATAACAAGTTTCTCCGTAGATCCGGAAGGCAAAAAAATAGCAATCCTATTCTCCAAGTCAGGAGCCGAAGTATGTGAACTTAGAATATTAGATCTTACGACAAAAAAGCTGCTTAATGATTCATTGAGTCCTATCTGGAGTGAATTTAGTTATGAATTTACAGCAGATGGTAAAGCATTGATCTATACAAAAATGAGTACGGGAGATCTCAATAGCACCGACCTATTAAAAAATATGAAAGCGATGCTTCACCAGATAGGAACGAGTACAGATAAAGACATTGTACTTGCTTCGAGAGAGCAATATCCTGAGCTGAACATCCTACCTGAGCAATTCAGTGATGTTTCTTTTTCTGATGATTACAAATATATTATCTTAAGAATTACCTCAACAAAATCTGAAAATCCTGTTTTTTATGCTCCTTATTCCTCCATAAAGGATAAAAAAATAAACTGGAAGCTCCTGATGAAGCCTTCCGACGAAATTACAGAATATCACTTTGCTGGTGATCAGCTTTTCTTCCTTACTCATAAAGGCGCTCCCAACTACAAATTAGGAGTTACAGATCTTAAAAATCCAGATTATAATAATGCTAAAATTATTGTTCCGGAAAGCGGTAAAGTCATTACAGGAATTCATCATTCGAAAAATTATCTTTTCTATGCATTGAGTGATGGCATCAGCCAGGAAAAGAATCAGATTGACCTTAGAACTTTTGATATCAAAAAAATCCCTTTACCTGATGGGGTTAATACTTCGGGATCTTTAAACCGCAGACAAAGCGATGATATCCTATGCTATAATTTTGGCTGGCTTAGTCCTTATAATATTTATGAATACAACCCTTCCCAAGGGATTGTCTCAAAAAGCAAAAAATTTGATGTCAGTGGCAGTTATCCGGACTACAAAAGCTTATATGAAGTTAAAGAAGTAGAGGTTAAAAGCCATGATGGCGTAATGGTACCACTATCCATCATTTATCCTAAAAATATGAAAATGGATGGAAGCACCCCTACTTATATAACAGGCTACGGAGGGTATTCTATATCTTATGTCCCACAGTTCTCTACCCGGTTATCAGTGCTACTTGAACAAGGAGTAGTCATCGCAATTGCCCACGTAAGAGGTGGGGGTGAAAAAGGCGAAAGCTGGCATGAATCAGGGATGAAAACCAAAAAACCCAATACCTGGAAGGATTTTATTGCCTGTTCTGAATATTTAGTAAATCAAAAATATACTTCTCCATCAAAACTAATTGGTAATGGAATGAGTATGGGCGGTATATTAATAGGCAGAGCCATTACTGAAAGACCTGATCTTTTTGCTGTAGCCCTTGTGGAAGTAGGAATGACCAATATCCTTCGTAATGAAACAACCGCAAACGGACCTAATCAGATTCCAGAAGTAGGAACCATACAAAAAAGGAAGATATACAAGCCTTGA
- a CDS encoding zinc ribbon domain-containing protein YjdM, with protein MSDVVLCPKCGSEFTYPSDNMTVCSQCFYEWNAEEAASESANAGKIFDSNGNELQDGDSVVVIKDLPVKGAPKPVKAGTKVKNIRLRPDSDHNIDCKIDGFGSMALKSEFVKKA; from the coding sequence ATGAGTGATGTTGTTCTTTGTCCAAAGTGTGGTTCTGAATTTACTTATCCCAGTGATAATATGACGGTTTGTTCTCAGTGTTTCTATGAATGGAATGCTGAAGAAGCGGCTTCAGAATCTGCCAATGCAGGGAAAATATTTGATTCCAATGGAAATGAATTGCAGGACGGTGATTCCGTAGTAGTGATTAAAGATCTACCGGTAAAAGGGGCTCCAAAACCAGTAAAGGCGGGGACTAAAGTAAAAAATATACGCTTAAGACCTGATAGTGATCACAATATCGACTGTAAGATTGACGGTTTTGGATCAATGGCTCTGAAATCAGAGTTTGTAAAGAAAGCGTAG
- a CDS encoding DUF3108 domain-containing protein has product MKKILTIIALFAFYLGFAQIDNIADGESITFRIHYGILTAGNATLTTQKTTYKGIPHLYVKGTGQTSGAVKAFFKVDDLYESFINTETGLPSFYVRNVKEGSYRQHFETVFNHDNNTLILTDKKTPANGSKIIKSVKGVQDMLSCFYYLRSQSQSELKVGTVINMNVWIDDEMFPFQLKVVGTENLKTKFGVINCLKIIPSVISGRVFKEKEGVTMWVSNDANHVPMLLKAELAVGSLKASIDDFKNVKYPLKFSK; this is encoded by the coding sequence ATGAAGAAAATCCTTACTATTATTGCGTTATTCGCATTCTATCTAGGTTTTGCCCAGATCGATAACATTGCAGATGGTGAATCCATTACTTTTAGAATCCATTACGGAATTTTAACTGCTGGAAACGCAACATTAACAACGCAAAAAACTACTTACAAAGGTATTCCACATCTTTATGTAAAGGGAACAGGGCAAACTTCAGGTGCTGTTAAAGCTTTTTTCAAGGTAGATGATTTGTATGAAAGCTTTATCAATACAGAAACAGGCCTTCCTAGTTTTTATGTACGAAATGTAAAAGAAGGAAGCTACCGTCAACATTTTGAAACGGTCTTCAACCATGATAATAACACCCTCATCCTAACAGATAAGAAAACTCCTGCCAATGGTTCTAAAATAATCAAATCAGTAAAAGGAGTACAGGATATGCTTTCCTGTTTTTATTACCTAAGAAGTCAAAGCCAGAGTGAATTAAAAGTAGGAACCGTAATTAACATGAATGTATGGATTGATGATGAAATGTTTCCTTTTCAGCTGAAGGTGGTAGGAACAGAAAATCTTAAGACAAAATTCGGAGTCATTAACTGCTTAAAAATAATCCCATCAGTAATTAGTGGAAGAGTATTTAAAGAAAAAGAAGGCGTGACTATGTGGGTTTCCAATGACGCTAATCACGTTCCTATGCTATTGAAAGCAGAACTGGCAGTAGGTTCTTTAAAAGCAAGTATTGATGATTTTAAAAATGTAAAGTATCCTTTAAAATTTTCTAAGTAA
- the pheS gene encoding phenylalanine--tRNA ligase subunit alpha, translating into MIEKIEELLIEVNSFNTTSKEEIENFRIKYNGKKGVLNDFYETLKEVPNDQKKEFGQKVNSLKQAIAVKLEDLKSASASSIIVEKDDLTKPAFPLELGSRHPINLVKNRIIEIFKSIGFAVADGPEIEDDWHNFTALNLPEYHPARDMQDTFFIEQNPDILLRTHTSSVQIRYMEENQPPIRILSPGRVFRNEAISSRSHCIFHQIEGLYIDENVSFADLKQTIQFFTTELFGKSKIRMRPSFFPFTEPSAEIDVYWGLNSETDYRITKGTGWLEIMGCGMVDPAVLKNVNIDSEKYSGYAFGMGIERITMLLYQMSDIRMFFENDIRTLEQFKTL; encoded by the coding sequence ATGATAGAAAAGATAGAAGAACTACTCATTGAAGTAAACAGCTTCAATACTACATCTAAAGAGGAAATCGAAAATTTCCGAATCAAGTATAATGGTAAAAAGGGAGTTCTAAACGATTTTTACGAAACATTAAAAGAAGTTCCTAATGATCAGAAGAAAGAATTCGGGCAAAAGGTTAATTCTTTAAAGCAGGCTATTGCTGTAAAATTAGAAGACTTGAAAAGTGCTTCTGCATCTTCTATTATAGTAGAAAAAGATGATCTTACAAAACCTGCTTTTCCCTTGGAGCTTGGATCAAGACATCCTATCAACCTTGTAAAGAACAGAATTATTGAGATTTTTAAATCCATTGGATTTGCTGTAGCAGATGGACCTGAAATTGAAGATGACTGGCATAACTTTACAGCACTTAATCTTCCAGAATATCATCCGGCAAGAGATATGCAGGATACTTTCTTTATTGAACAGAATCCGGATATTCTATTGAGAACTCATACTTCTTCTGTACAGATCCGATACATGGAAGAAAACCAACCGCCAATTAGAATTTTATCTCCTGGAAGAGTTTTCAGAAATGAGGCAATTTCTTCACGTTCTCACTGTATTTTCCATCAGATAGAAGGATTGTATATTGACGAGAATGTGAGCTTTGCAGATTTAAAGCAAACAATCCAGTTCTTCACTACTGAGCTTTTTGGAAAATCTAAAATCAGAATGAGACCTTCATTCTTCCCTTTCACTGAGCCAAGTGCTGAGATTGATGTGTATTGGGGATTAAATTCTGAAACAGATTACAGAATCACGAAAGGTACAGGATGGCTGGAAATTATGGGATGTGGAATGGTAGACCCTGCCGTACTAAAAAATGTAAATATCGATTCTGAAAAATATTCAGGATATGCATTCGGAATGGGAATTGAAAGAATCACAATGCTTCTTTACCAGATGAGTGATATCAGAATGTTCTTTGAAAATGATATCAGAACTTTAGAACAGTTTAAAACTTTATAA
- a CDS encoding RsmB/NOP family class I SAM-dependent RNA methyltransferase, with protein MELIHRNLAIGIHDALQETFFEKNKYADKVIERLLKAHRKWGSQDRAVVSEIFYNIIRWKKRLEYYMGEGVKPNNIYKLIIAYLLWSKTNYKRFEEFEGIKIADIITKLKKDTVPTKAIEHSIPEWLAETLEKELGSGWEKEMRALNEQAPTVLRANSLKTTPKELISDLSDEGVVSFTVRNYQDAVQLEEKKNVFLTTAFKEGLFEVQDASSQKIGYFLDVKEGQRVVDACAGAGGKTLHLAALMENKGQIIALDIFEWKLAELKRRAKRAGAHNIETRMISDNKVIKRLHEKADRLLIDAPCSGLGVLKRNPDSKWKIDQDFIDRIKIEQQQILQDYSKIVKKGGKMVYATCSILPSENTGQVKEFLKNNPDFKLIKDEKVMPSEGYDGFYMALIERLA; from the coding sequence ATGGAACTTATTCACAGAAACTTAGCAATCGGAATTCACGATGCCCTACAGGAAACATTTTTTGAAAAAAACAAATACGCCGATAAAGTAATTGAAAGACTTTTGAAGGCACATAGAAAATGGGGAAGTCAGGACAGAGCTGTCGTTTCTGAGATTTTTTATAATATCATCCGTTGGAAGAAACGTTTGGAATACTATATGGGAGAAGGTGTAAAGCCTAACAACATTTACAAACTCATTATTGCCTATTTACTTTGGAGTAAAACAAATTACAAAAGATTTGAAGAATTCGAAGGGATAAAGATCGCTGATATTATTACTAAGCTGAAAAAAGATACCGTTCCAACTAAAGCGATTGAACATTCTATTCCCGAATGGTTAGCTGAAACTCTGGAAAAAGAATTAGGTTCTGGCTGGGAAAAAGAAATGAGAGCTTTAAACGAGCAGGCTCCAACTGTTTTAAGAGCAAATTCTCTAAAAACAACACCAAAAGAACTGATTTCAGATTTATCTGACGAAGGTGTAGTTTCTTTTACGGTAAGAAATTATCAGGACGCTGTACAATTGGAAGAAAAAAAGAATGTTTTCTTAACTACTGCTTTCAAAGAAGGATTGTTTGAAGTACAGGACGCTTCTTCACAAAAAATAGGATACTTTCTTGATGTAAAAGAAGGACAGCGTGTCGTTGATGCCTGTGCCGGAGCTGGTGGAAAAACACTTCACCTTGCTGCTTTAATGGAAAATAAAGGACAAATCATCGCGTTGGACATTTTTGAATGGAAGCTGGCCGAATTGAAGCGTCGCGCAAAAAGAGCGGGAGCACACAATATTGAAACCCGTATGATCTCTGATAATAAAGTAATCAAACGTCTTCATGAAAAAGCTGACAGACTTCTGATCGATGCTCCATGTTCAGGTTTAGGAGTTCTAAAAAGAAATCCGGACAGCAAATGGAAAATTGACCAGGACTTCATTGACAGAATTAAAATCGAACAACAACAAATCCTTCAGGATTATTCCAAAATAGTAAAAAAAGGTGGAAAAATGGTATATGCTACATGTTCTATTTTACCATCAGAAAATACAGGACAGGTTAAGGAATTTCTTAAAAACAATCCTGACTTCAAACTGATTAAAGATGAAAAAGTAATGCCTAGCGAAGGTTACGACGGATTCTATATGGCTTTGATTGAAAGACTGGCTTAA
- a CDS encoding sulfate/molybdate ABC transporter ATP-binding protein: protein MLLEINNLYFSHRKDQPLFQNLNMRFEEGKIIALAGESGCGKSTLLNLIYGLLDWEKGEIIFDNIPLLGPKGNLVPGEPEMKFVAQNFDLMPYSTVADNVGKFISNINLSKKSEIVTELLEVVGLEEYAQVFPKNLSGGQQQRVAIARALSVLPKLLILDEPFSNIDFPRKIELRERLFRYVKQHKISLIISTHELQDIMPWVDQIVILQNGRLIQNTSPEETYKDPYNAYVAKLFGEVNIFTENEMKDFGIPKFSYYPHEIKVSESGFDAEVLESRFAGNHYWNKINANNRELIVYSSDKLENPVRITFG from the coding sequence ATGCTATTAGAGATAAACAATTTATATTTTTCCCATCGTAAAGATCAGCCCCTGTTTCAAAACCTCAATATGAGATTTGAAGAAGGTAAAATCATAGCATTGGCAGGCGAAAGCGGATGTGGGAAATCTACATTACTCAATTTAATTTATGGACTTTTAGATTGGGAAAAAGGAGAGATCATCTTTGACAATATCCCGCTTTTAGGGCCAAAAGGAAATCTTGTTCCCGGAGAGCCTGAAATGAAATTTGTCGCTCAGAATTTCGATCTTATGCCCTATTCTACAGTTGCTGATAACGTAGGAAAGTTTATTTCAAATATTAACCTGTCTAAGAAAAGCGAAATCGTAACTGAGCTACTGGAAGTAGTAGGACTGGAAGAATATGCTCAGGTTTTCCCAAAAAACCTCAGTGGAGGCCAACAGCAGAGAGTTGCTATTGCAAGAGCCCTTTCGGTTCTGCCTAAACTCCTTATCCTGGATGAACCTTTCAGCAACATCGATTTTCCCAGAAAAATAGAACTTCGTGAAAGGCTCTTCAGATATGTAAAACAACACAAAATTTCTTTAATTATTTCTACCCACGAACTTCAGGATATTATGCCTTGGGTGGATCAGATTGTAATTCTCCAAAACGGAAGATTAATTCAGAATACAAGTCCTGAAGAAACCTATAAAGATCCTTATAATGCTTACGTTGCCAAACTTTTTGGAGAGGTCAATATTTTCACTGAAAATGAAATGAAAGATTTTGGCATTCCTAAATTCTCTTATTACCCCCATGAAATAAAAGTTTCTGAAAGTGGTTTTGATGCTGAAGTACTCGAAAGCAGATTTGCCGGAAACCACTATTGGAATAAAATCAATGCTAACAATAGGGAGCTTATTGTTTATAGTAGTGATAAGCTGGAAAACCCTGTTAGGATCACTTTTGGTTAA